The following proteins are encoded in a genomic region of Chelmon rostratus isolate fCheRos1 chromosome 3, fCheRos1.pri, whole genome shotgun sequence:
- the LOC121627782 gene encoding CSC1-like protein 2 isoform X3 — MLRALIVTMAIFGSGQACGGPGNCSAHSESKDYCYSARIRSTVLQGLPFGGVPTVLALDFMCFLVLLFVFSILRKVAWDYGRLALVTDADSVASAMHSETPDRYERLTSVSSSVDFDQRDNGFCSWLTAIFRIKDEEIREKCGEDAVHYLSFQRHIIGLLVVVGVLSVGIVLPVNFSGDLLENNAYSFGRTTIANLKSGTNLLWLHTSFAFMYLLLTVYSMRRHTSKMHYKEDDLVKRTLFINGISKYAEETQIKQHFEQAYENCTVLEARICYNVAKLMALNAERKKTERSKKFFTDLMAKEHVPTMINPKPCGHLCCCAITGCEEEEAVSYYTKREAKLKEEYRKEKEKVHTKPLGMAFVTFQNEAMTAIILKDFNACQVQGCRCRQEPRSSQFSEVLHVHNWSVSYAPDPQNVRWEHLSLGGISWWIRCFIINCILFILLFFLTTPAIIISTMDKFNVTKPVEYLNNPIVTQFFPTLLLWAFSALLPTIVYYSAFFEAHWTRSGENRTTMHKCYTFLIFMVLLLPSLGLSSLDVFFRWLFDKKFLADAKVRFECVFLPDNGAFFVNYVIASAFIGNAMDLLRIPGLLMYMIRLCLARSAADRRNVKRHQAYEFQFGAAYAWMMNVFTVVMAYSITCPIIVPFGLMYMLLKHLVDRYNMYYAYLPSKLDKKIHSGAVTQVVAAPILCLFWLLFFSTVRTGFETPTSMFTLVVLIVTIVVCLSHVCFGHFKYLSAHNYKIDTKENDVDAVENGRPARTSSSPTNKSQQQQQQQQQMYIAQVLQDPNSDEPGGGSGEEDRGSSQDEEMLNGGNSINEADFQSGEDSLIANEVHQ, encoded by the exons ATGCTCAGAGCGCTGATCGTTACCATGGCGATATTCGGCAGCGGCCAGGCGTGCGGCGGCCCGGGCAACTGCTCCGCCCACAGCGAGTCCAAAGACTACTGTTACTCGGCCCGCATCCGCAGCACGGTGCTGCAGGGGCTGCCGTTCGGAGGAGTGCCCACCGTGCTCGCCCTCGACTTCATGTGCTTCCTG gtgcTGCTCTTCGTCTTCTCCATTCTACGGAAAGTTGCGTGGGACTACGGTCGCCTGGCGCTGGTCACCGATGCTGACAG CGTTGCCTCTGCGATGCACTCTGAGACGCCAGACCGATACGAACGCCTCACCTCCGTCTCCAGCTCGGTCGACTTCGACCAGAGAGACAAC ggtTTCTGCTCGTGGCTGACGGCCATCTTCAGAATAAA ggATGAAGAGATCAGGGAGAAGTGCGGTGAGGATGCCGTTCACTATCTGTCCTTCCAGCGTCACATCATCGGCCTGCTGGTCGTCGTCGGCGTCCTCTCTGTCGGGATCGTCCTGCCCGTCAACTTCTCTGGAGACCTGCTGG AAAACAACGCCTACAGCTTCGGACGCACCACCATCGCCAACCTGAAGTCTGG GACGAATCTGCTGTGGCTGCACACCTCGTTTGCCTTCATGTATCTGCTCCTGACCGTCTACAGCATGAGGAGACACACGTCCAAGATGCACTACAAGGAGGACGACCTG GTGAAGCGCACTCTATTCATTAACGGCATCTCTAAATACGCCGAGGAGACTCAGATCAAACAGCACTTTGA GCAGGCGTACGAGAACTGCACCGTGCTCGAGGCTCGAATCTGCTACAACGTGGCCAAACTGATGGCTCTGAACGCCGAGAG gaaGAAAACTGAGCGCAGCAAGAAGTTCTTCACTGACCTGATGGCCAAGGAGCACGTTCCCACCATGATCAACCCCAAACCCTGCGGACACCTGTGCTGCTGCGCCATCACCGGCTGCGaggag GAGGAGGCGGTCAGCTACTACACCAAGAGGGAGGCCAAGCTGAAGGAGGAGtacaggaaggagaaggagaaggtcCACACCAAACCGCTGGGCATGGCCTTCGTCACCTTCCAGAACGAGGCCATGACTGCCAT TATTTTGAAGGACTTTAACGCCTGTCAGGTTCAGGGTTGTCGGTGTCGTCAGGAGCCACGATCCTCTCAGTTCAGTGAGGTTCTTCACGTTCACAACTGGAGTGTTTCGTACGCGCCGGACCCGCAGAACGTCCGCTG GGAACACCTGTCGCTGGGCGGGATCTCCTGGTGGATCCGCTGCTTCATCATCAACTgcatcctcttcatcctgctcttcttcctcaccacGCCAGCCATCATCATCTCCACCATGGACAAGTTCAACGTCACCAAGCCTGTCGAGTATCTCAAT AATCCCATCGTCACCCAGTTCTTCCCCACGCTGCTGCTGTGggctttctctgctctgctgcccaCCATCGTCTACTACTCTGCGTTCTTTGAGGCTCATTGGACCAG GTCTGGAGAAAACAGGACGACGATGCATAAATGTTACACCTTCCTGATCTTCATGGTTCTGCTGCTGCCGTCTCTCGGACTCAGCAG TCTGGACGTTTTCTTCCGCTGGCTCTTTGATAAGAAGTTTCTGGCTGATGCCAAAGTCCGATTTGA GTGCGTCTTCCTGCCGGATAACGGAGCGTTCTTTGTCAACTACGTCATCGCCTCCGCGTTCATCGGTAACGCAATGGACCTGCTAAGGATCCCCGGTCTGCTCATGTACATGATCCGGCTGTGCCTGGCTCGCTCTGCCGCCGACCGCCGCAACGTCAAGAGG CACCAGGCCTACGAGTTTCAGTTTGGAGCAGCGTACGCCTGGATGATGAACGTCTTCACCGTGGTCATGGCCTACAGTATCACCTGCCCCATCATCGTCCCCTTCG GTCTGATGTACATGCTGCTGAAACACCTGGTGGACCGATACAACATGTACTATGCCTACCTGCCCTCCAAACTGGACAAGAAGATCCACTCGGGAGCCGTCACCCAGGTGGTGGCCGCACCCATCCTCTGCCTCTTCTGgctgctcttcttctccacTGTACGCACAG GTTTTGAAACGCCGACCTCCATGTTCACTCTGGTGGTGCTGATCGTCACCATCgtggtctgtctgtctcacgTCTGCTTTGGACACTTCAAGTATCTCAGCGCTCATAACTACAAG ATTGACACAAAGGAGAACGACGTGGACGCCGTCGAGAACGGACGTCCAGCTCGTACCTCGTCCTCCCCCACCAACAAATCTCAG cagcagcagcagcagcagcagcagatgtacATTGCCCAGGTGCTCCAGGACCCAAACTCGGACGAGCCGGGCGGTGGCAGCGGCGAAGAGGACCGGGGGTCATCCCAGGACGAGGAGATGCTGAACGGAGGGAACAGCATCAACGAGGCGGATTTTCAGTCAGGGGAGGACAGTCTGATCGCCAACGAGGTCCACCAGTAG
- the LOC121627782 gene encoding CSC1-like protein 2 isoform X1 yields the protein MLRALIVTMAIFGSGQACGGPGNCSAHSESKDYCYSARIRSTVLQGLPFGGVPTVLALDFMCFLVLLFVFSILRKVAWDYGRLALVTDADRLKKRFSDLEEHEYVASAMHSETPDRYERLTSVSSSVDFDQRDNGFCSWLTAIFRIKDEEIREKCGEDAVHYLSFQRHIIGLLVVVGVLSVGIVLPVNFSGDLLENNAYSFGRTTIANLKSGTNLLWLHTSFAFMYLLLTVYSMRRHTSKMHYKEDDLVKRTLFINGISKYAEETQIKQHFEQAYENCTVLEARICYNVAKLMALNAERKKTERSKKFFTDLMAKEHVPTMINPKPCGHLCCCAITGCEEEEAVSYYTKREAKLKEEYRKEKEKVHTKPLGMAFVTFQNEAMTAIILKDFNACQVQGCRCRQEPRSSQFSEVLHVHNWSVSYAPDPQNVRWEHLSLGGISWWIRCFIINCILFILLFFLTTPAIIISTMDKFNVTKPVEYLNNPIVTQFFPTLLLWAFSALLPTIVYYSAFFEAHWTRSGENRTTMHKCYTFLIFMVLLLPSLGLSSLDVFFRWLFDKKFLADAKVRFECVFLPDNGAFFVNYVIASAFIGNAMDLLRIPGLLMYMIRLCLARSAADRRNVKRHQAYEFQFGAAYAWMMNVFTVVMAYSITCPIIVPFGLMYMLLKHLVDRYNMYYAYLPSKLDKKIHSGAVTQVVAAPILCLFWLLFFSTVRTGFETPTSMFTLVVLIVTIVVCLSHVCFGHFKYLSAHNYKIDTKENDVDAVENGRPARTSSSPTNKSQQQQQQQQQMYIAQVLQDPNSDEPGGGSGEEDRGSSQDEEMLNGGNSINEADFQSGEDSLIANEVHQ from the exons ATGCTCAGAGCGCTGATCGTTACCATGGCGATATTCGGCAGCGGCCAGGCGTGCGGCGGCCCGGGCAACTGCTCCGCCCACAGCGAGTCCAAAGACTACTGTTACTCGGCCCGCATCCGCAGCACGGTGCTGCAGGGGCTGCCGTTCGGAGGAGTGCCCACCGTGCTCGCCCTCGACTTCATGTGCTTCCTG gtgcTGCTCTTCGTCTTCTCCATTCTACGGAAAGTTGCGTGGGACTACGGTCGCCTGGCGCTGGTCACCGATGCTGACAG ACTGAAGAAGCGTTTCAGCGACCTGGAGGAGCACGAATA CGTTGCCTCTGCGATGCACTCTGAGACGCCAGACCGATACGAACGCCTCACCTCCGTCTCCAGCTCGGTCGACTTCGACCAGAGAGACAAC ggtTTCTGCTCGTGGCTGACGGCCATCTTCAGAATAAA ggATGAAGAGATCAGGGAGAAGTGCGGTGAGGATGCCGTTCACTATCTGTCCTTCCAGCGTCACATCATCGGCCTGCTGGTCGTCGTCGGCGTCCTCTCTGTCGGGATCGTCCTGCCCGTCAACTTCTCTGGAGACCTGCTGG AAAACAACGCCTACAGCTTCGGACGCACCACCATCGCCAACCTGAAGTCTGG GACGAATCTGCTGTGGCTGCACACCTCGTTTGCCTTCATGTATCTGCTCCTGACCGTCTACAGCATGAGGAGACACACGTCCAAGATGCACTACAAGGAGGACGACCTG GTGAAGCGCACTCTATTCATTAACGGCATCTCTAAATACGCCGAGGAGACTCAGATCAAACAGCACTTTGA GCAGGCGTACGAGAACTGCACCGTGCTCGAGGCTCGAATCTGCTACAACGTGGCCAAACTGATGGCTCTGAACGCCGAGAG gaaGAAAACTGAGCGCAGCAAGAAGTTCTTCACTGACCTGATGGCCAAGGAGCACGTTCCCACCATGATCAACCCCAAACCCTGCGGACACCTGTGCTGCTGCGCCATCACCGGCTGCGaggag GAGGAGGCGGTCAGCTACTACACCAAGAGGGAGGCCAAGCTGAAGGAGGAGtacaggaaggagaaggagaaggtcCACACCAAACCGCTGGGCATGGCCTTCGTCACCTTCCAGAACGAGGCCATGACTGCCAT TATTTTGAAGGACTTTAACGCCTGTCAGGTTCAGGGTTGTCGGTGTCGTCAGGAGCCACGATCCTCTCAGTTCAGTGAGGTTCTTCACGTTCACAACTGGAGTGTTTCGTACGCGCCGGACCCGCAGAACGTCCGCTG GGAACACCTGTCGCTGGGCGGGATCTCCTGGTGGATCCGCTGCTTCATCATCAACTgcatcctcttcatcctgctcttcttcctcaccacGCCAGCCATCATCATCTCCACCATGGACAAGTTCAACGTCACCAAGCCTGTCGAGTATCTCAAT AATCCCATCGTCACCCAGTTCTTCCCCACGCTGCTGCTGTGggctttctctgctctgctgcccaCCATCGTCTACTACTCTGCGTTCTTTGAGGCTCATTGGACCAG GTCTGGAGAAAACAGGACGACGATGCATAAATGTTACACCTTCCTGATCTTCATGGTTCTGCTGCTGCCGTCTCTCGGACTCAGCAG TCTGGACGTTTTCTTCCGCTGGCTCTTTGATAAGAAGTTTCTGGCTGATGCCAAAGTCCGATTTGA GTGCGTCTTCCTGCCGGATAACGGAGCGTTCTTTGTCAACTACGTCATCGCCTCCGCGTTCATCGGTAACGCAATGGACCTGCTAAGGATCCCCGGTCTGCTCATGTACATGATCCGGCTGTGCCTGGCTCGCTCTGCCGCCGACCGCCGCAACGTCAAGAGG CACCAGGCCTACGAGTTTCAGTTTGGAGCAGCGTACGCCTGGATGATGAACGTCTTCACCGTGGTCATGGCCTACAGTATCACCTGCCCCATCATCGTCCCCTTCG GTCTGATGTACATGCTGCTGAAACACCTGGTGGACCGATACAACATGTACTATGCCTACCTGCCCTCCAAACTGGACAAGAAGATCCACTCGGGAGCCGTCACCCAGGTGGTGGCCGCACCCATCCTCTGCCTCTTCTGgctgctcttcttctccacTGTACGCACAG GTTTTGAAACGCCGACCTCCATGTTCACTCTGGTGGTGCTGATCGTCACCATCgtggtctgtctgtctcacgTCTGCTTTGGACACTTCAAGTATCTCAGCGCTCATAACTACAAG ATTGACACAAAGGAGAACGACGTGGACGCCGTCGAGAACGGACGTCCAGCTCGTACCTCGTCCTCCCCCACCAACAAATCTCAG cagcagcagcagcagcagcagcagatgtacATTGCCCAGGTGCTCCAGGACCCAAACTCGGACGAGCCGGGCGGTGGCAGCGGCGAAGAGGACCGGGGGTCATCCCAGGACGAGGAGATGCTGAACGGAGGGAACAGCATCAACGAGGCGGATTTTCAGTCAGGGGAGGACAGTCTGATCGCCAACGAGGTCCACCAGTAG
- the LOC121627782 gene encoding CSC1-like protein 2 isoform X2 translates to MLRALIVTMAIFGSGQACGGPGNCSAHSESKDYCYSARIRSTVLQGLPFGGVPTVLALDFMCFLVLLFVFSILRKVAWDYGRLALVTDADRLKKRFSDLEEHEYVASAMHSETPDRYERLTSVSSSVDFDQRDNGFCSWLTAIFRIKDEEIREKCGEDAVHYLSFQRHIIGLLVVVGVLSVGIVLPVNFSGDLLENNAYSFGRTTIANLKSGTNLLWLHTSFAFMYLLLTVYSMRRHTSKMHYKEDDLVKRTLFINGISKYAEETQIKQHFEQAYENCTVLEARICYNVAKLMALNAERKKTERSKKFFTDLMAKEHVPTMINPKPCGHLCCCAITGCEEEEAVSYYTKREAKLKEEYRKEKEKVHTKPLGMAFVTFQNEAMTAIILKDFNACQVQGCRCRQEPRSSQFSEVLHVHNWSVSYAPDPQNVRWEHLSLGGISWWIRCFIINCILFILLFFLTTPAIIISTMDKFNVTKPVEYLNNPIVTQFFPTLLLWAFSALLPTIVYYSAFFEAHWTRSGENRTTMHKCYTFLIFMVLLLPSLGLSSLDVFFRWLFDKKFLADAKVRFECVFLPDNGAFFVNYVIASAFIGNAMDLLRIPGLLMYMIRLCLARSAADRRNVKRHQAYEFQFGAAYAWMMNVFTVVMAYSITCPIIVPFGLMYMLLKHLVDRYNMYYAYLPSKLDKKIHSGAVTQVVAAPILCLFWLLFFSTVRTGFETPTSMFTLVVLIVTIVVCLSHVCFGHFKYLSAHNYKIDTKENDVDAVENGRPARTSSSPTNKSQQQQQQQQMYIAQVLQDPNSDEPGGGSGEEDRGSSQDEEMLNGGNSINEADFQSGEDSLIANEVHQ, encoded by the exons ATGCTCAGAGCGCTGATCGTTACCATGGCGATATTCGGCAGCGGCCAGGCGTGCGGCGGCCCGGGCAACTGCTCCGCCCACAGCGAGTCCAAAGACTACTGTTACTCGGCCCGCATCCGCAGCACGGTGCTGCAGGGGCTGCCGTTCGGAGGAGTGCCCACCGTGCTCGCCCTCGACTTCATGTGCTTCCTG gtgcTGCTCTTCGTCTTCTCCATTCTACGGAAAGTTGCGTGGGACTACGGTCGCCTGGCGCTGGTCACCGATGCTGACAG ACTGAAGAAGCGTTTCAGCGACCTGGAGGAGCACGAATA CGTTGCCTCTGCGATGCACTCTGAGACGCCAGACCGATACGAACGCCTCACCTCCGTCTCCAGCTCGGTCGACTTCGACCAGAGAGACAAC ggtTTCTGCTCGTGGCTGACGGCCATCTTCAGAATAAA ggATGAAGAGATCAGGGAGAAGTGCGGTGAGGATGCCGTTCACTATCTGTCCTTCCAGCGTCACATCATCGGCCTGCTGGTCGTCGTCGGCGTCCTCTCTGTCGGGATCGTCCTGCCCGTCAACTTCTCTGGAGACCTGCTGG AAAACAACGCCTACAGCTTCGGACGCACCACCATCGCCAACCTGAAGTCTGG GACGAATCTGCTGTGGCTGCACACCTCGTTTGCCTTCATGTATCTGCTCCTGACCGTCTACAGCATGAGGAGACACACGTCCAAGATGCACTACAAGGAGGACGACCTG GTGAAGCGCACTCTATTCATTAACGGCATCTCTAAATACGCCGAGGAGACTCAGATCAAACAGCACTTTGA GCAGGCGTACGAGAACTGCACCGTGCTCGAGGCTCGAATCTGCTACAACGTGGCCAAACTGATGGCTCTGAACGCCGAGAG gaaGAAAACTGAGCGCAGCAAGAAGTTCTTCACTGACCTGATGGCCAAGGAGCACGTTCCCACCATGATCAACCCCAAACCCTGCGGACACCTGTGCTGCTGCGCCATCACCGGCTGCGaggag GAGGAGGCGGTCAGCTACTACACCAAGAGGGAGGCCAAGCTGAAGGAGGAGtacaggaaggagaaggagaaggtcCACACCAAACCGCTGGGCATGGCCTTCGTCACCTTCCAGAACGAGGCCATGACTGCCAT TATTTTGAAGGACTTTAACGCCTGTCAGGTTCAGGGTTGTCGGTGTCGTCAGGAGCCACGATCCTCTCAGTTCAGTGAGGTTCTTCACGTTCACAACTGGAGTGTTTCGTACGCGCCGGACCCGCAGAACGTCCGCTG GGAACACCTGTCGCTGGGCGGGATCTCCTGGTGGATCCGCTGCTTCATCATCAACTgcatcctcttcatcctgctcttcttcctcaccacGCCAGCCATCATCATCTCCACCATGGACAAGTTCAACGTCACCAAGCCTGTCGAGTATCTCAAT AATCCCATCGTCACCCAGTTCTTCCCCACGCTGCTGCTGTGggctttctctgctctgctgcccaCCATCGTCTACTACTCTGCGTTCTTTGAGGCTCATTGGACCAG GTCTGGAGAAAACAGGACGACGATGCATAAATGTTACACCTTCCTGATCTTCATGGTTCTGCTGCTGCCGTCTCTCGGACTCAGCAG TCTGGACGTTTTCTTCCGCTGGCTCTTTGATAAGAAGTTTCTGGCTGATGCCAAAGTCCGATTTGA GTGCGTCTTCCTGCCGGATAACGGAGCGTTCTTTGTCAACTACGTCATCGCCTCCGCGTTCATCGGTAACGCAATGGACCTGCTAAGGATCCCCGGTCTGCTCATGTACATGATCCGGCTGTGCCTGGCTCGCTCTGCCGCCGACCGCCGCAACGTCAAGAGG CACCAGGCCTACGAGTTTCAGTTTGGAGCAGCGTACGCCTGGATGATGAACGTCTTCACCGTGGTCATGGCCTACAGTATCACCTGCCCCATCATCGTCCCCTTCG GTCTGATGTACATGCTGCTGAAACACCTGGTGGACCGATACAACATGTACTATGCCTACCTGCCCTCCAAACTGGACAAGAAGATCCACTCGGGAGCCGTCACCCAGGTGGTGGCCGCACCCATCCTCTGCCTCTTCTGgctgctcttcttctccacTGTACGCACAG GTTTTGAAACGCCGACCTCCATGTTCACTCTGGTGGTGCTGATCGTCACCATCgtggtctgtctgtctcacgTCTGCTTTGGACACTTCAAGTATCTCAGCGCTCATAACTACAAG ATTGACACAAAGGAGAACGACGTGGACGCCGTCGAGAACGGACGTCCAGCTCGTACCTCGTCCTCCCCCACCAACAAATCTCAG cagcagcagcagcagcagcagatgtacATTGCCCAGGTGCTCCAGGACCCAAACTCGGACGAGCCGGGCGGTGGCAGCGGCGAAGAGGACCGGGGGTCATCCCAGGACGAGGAGATGCTGAACGGAGGGAACAGCATCAACGAGGCGGATTTTCAGTCAGGGGAGGACAGTCTGATCGCCAACGAGGTCCACCAGTAG